From the genome of Triticum aestivum cultivar Chinese Spring chromosome 1A, IWGSC CS RefSeq v2.1, whole genome shotgun sequence:
GTTCAGGCATACAATCTGATACCTTCCGCAACAATTGGTTCATATTTTGGGGGTAACTCAATCCAATTCCCCACGGGGTCCTTCATGTGACTTCTGTCTGATGCAAATGATCGAAGAAATACCGGACCATGAACTACACGGAAAAGTCTGTAAACAGTAGCTGGTAGATAGTTAGTACTGATTTTCAACCCCCAAAACAAACTATCATTCATGCCCCCCTATATTTCAACGCAGACATGTATCCCTATTGGGATTTACACAGATAGCGGAGCAGAATGGTTCTAACCAAGGATGAGAACATAAGTAACATGAAAGTCCCCTTCTACACCTGATCTCAAATGAACAGTAACCCGaaaaacattaaaaaaatgttcaaaaaaatctgaactttttatggcaaactttgacaaatgttctaagagcttgcaaaatttcatcatgaaatcacatttgtgGAAGTCATGGAAAAAAAAAACTAAATCAGTGCTCCAAAATACTTTCGAAAGTAGCATTTTTCAGAGTATATAGactttgtttttttttgccacgactttgcaaaatttcatcatgaaatcacatttgtggaagtcatggcaaaaaaaaaaactaaatcAGTGCTCCAAAATACTTTCGAAAGTAGCATTTTTCAGAGTATATAGACTTTGTTTTTTCTGCCACGACTTCCACAAATGTGATTATAGactttgttttttttgccacgacttccacaaatgtgatttcatgatgaaactttgcaagctcttagaacatttgtcaaagtttaccataaaaaaaattcagatttttttgaacattttttaaatgtttttcgaatttactgttcacccaagctcatttgagctcgcGTGCAAAAACTTCACGTCCCATCTACACTATCTTGTATCAGTGTAACTAACACAGGCTATCATGTCCTGCATCAGTCAATAAAACAATTGCATACAAAAAAGAGTAATTCCGAACTAATATGCATCAGGTTTCGCCTATATGAGGAGATTGACACATTGTTTAAGAGTAATCTTGCATGGACACCATCACAATTTTATCTCACCAATGTTACACCTAGAGCAACAGAACCTTACCTTGCATAGATGGAGTCGCCAAATGCTAGTGGTTGAATGGCATCAGCAACGTACTGGAGGAATGGAGAAGGGAAAGGAAGACTGGAGTCCAAATCCCAAACAAGATCAAGAACATCTCCTTTGTTTCGCCTAGACTTTCATATGCACACCAAATGATTAGGTACCATGAAATGTTACTCATACAAAAGCAATGATTTTATATAAGCAATAAATCCAAATCTCAATGCATATATCAAAGCTGAGTACTAACAATGATGTATCAGAATGCCACATCGATCACAGCATCTCCCTACTGTCCATTTTTCATCTTATAGACATCAATAAAGCATAATAAAAACATATGGGAACCCATACATGAAAACAAATCTAGATTCCAAAGCCTACCATTCTTACTTAGGATAAGTTTCATTTGTAAAACCAGAAACAAAACATGGTAAATGGGATAATTGGTTGGCCATCACAAATAGATTAGGCAACTCTTGGCTAGCAACCGTGTCTGACACGTAAACCATGGTGTTAAGCAACTTTGGCATGCCAAACATGTTATGGTAAACCAAATCGTTGCCCAAATAGTCATGCTAGCCTATATTTGTGGGGCTAAGTGCACGAAGATCCAAACATGCCCTTACTTCTAATTTATTTCTCACAATTAAGGTCTCTTACTTCATCTAAAACCTctcacaattcacaaaaaaaacaATTAAATTCTCGTAGAGCTCAATCATAATACCAAGCTATAGAGAAAAGCGACACTTATCTAATATAGCTTTTACCTGGATACAGATTACATGGTAATCCCACAAGACAAATCCATCATTAGTACGACTTGCTTTCTGATACCAGAGGGGAATCTGAAATTCCAAGGAAAATACAACATAAACCATAAAAATcaatataaaaaaggaaaatatCTGCACTACGAACTAAAATGGAGCTAACAAAAGCAACAAATACACACACTAAAAGAATAGAAGCATAGTACAGAATATAAGATAAAATCACCTTCTTTTCCTCATTTGATATGAAAACAGCATAAAGGTCATTGCCCGCAGGATCAGCAAGTCCAGCTCTAATCAGTTCCTTACATAGCAAGTACACATTTTCTTCACTACACAGTGAAAATTAAACGCAACCGTTATtcaatgaataaaaataaaaaaaatacttgaATTTTGACTGTGGTATGTATAAGCTTGAGAGACACACTTTAGAAGAGAGTAAAACAAGAGAACGAAAATCAATAATTCAACACACGTGAAATAAATAAGGAAATCTGCCCATTACACATTATATATGATGGTTTAGGAGAAGTGGCATGCAATAAACCAATAACAAGATAACCACTGTAGTTGTTGAATCATCCTCATTGTGTACAAGCTTCTTCCAAAGGGTGACTTTTAAAGCAATGTTGAATCACTCAGTAAAGCTAATAATTAATTAAATCAATCTAATCTCCAATTGCACACCAAATAAATTGCATATTTGTTTGTAGGTACTAGCAATTAGCAACTAGAGTAGTTTATGGTTACAAGCTTCAGCACGATCTTGTTCCTAGCAAGTGCCTCATTCAACTTCAAATATGATTTCACTCTAAGAGTCAAGGTTTTAAGCCTAGAACGAGAAATATGAACTGAATCCTATATCTCAACCCTAGTCTCCATTCCCATTCAGCACATCACTCACATACTCAAGCATCTTCAACAGAATCAGTAAAATCTTTATACAGGTAAATAACTGGGTAGGAAAGGTCTATCCTCATCATTAAGAAACCTTTCCACCTCCTGCCCAGAATTTCCTGTGGCCGAGCACGGCAGGAAGAATTAACAATATGTGTTGGAGCCATGGTTGTACCCAATCTGAGCAAGAATGGATCAGGGCGGAGAGATCGATTACCAGTAGTACGGGGTGTGGGTGAAGGATGCGGCATCGATGGGCGGGTTGTCCGGTGCCGCCGGATGGATagggggagaggaaggagaggggtCTACGCCGGCGGCTGCTCCGTCGTCAGCCATAGAGACGCGAGTGCTTGGCGGCAGCCAAGAAGAATAAGGGCTTGTCGCTCGTGGGCTGTGGGGGTGTCAAGGCAACTATGGGCTTATTCGGGCCCAGCAACTGTTCTAATCCCAATTTAGCGCTTCAGAATTTCTCAAAAAAATAATATTAGCGCTTCAGAAGCTGGTTAGATTGGTACAGAGCGCACAAGGGGagtaactagttaacgagcgctccttcgagagcctcgcaatgatcagcgccacttggcgcgctctcagccattcgccacgtgccGCGCTCTAGACGCTCCCTTcggattttttttttatttttctgcatgtgttttcggctttttaaacggttttttcctGGTTTTTTTTAATGTTTTGGTTTTctcccggtcttccttagctttttgataaaaaaaatttgaaattttttttgcacgaaaaaacacgtttttttccgcgaaagtcacggttgtgctttagcgagagtcacggccgtgcctttcgaaaatggaaaaaaaacgcgttttcttttttttctttcgcgagagtcacggttttgcttctgcgagaggcacggttgtgctttcgcgagagccacggccgtgcctctcggaaagggaaaaacaaaacgcgatttctgttttttttctttcgcgagagtcacggttttgcttctgcgagaggcaaggttgtgctttcgtgagagtcacggccgtgcctctcagaaagggaaaaaaatacgcattttctgtttttttttctttcgcgagagtcatggttttgctttccGCGAGAGAatagttgtgctttcgcgagagtcacggtcgtgcctctcggaaacgaaaaaaagcgcgttttctatttttttccttacaCGAGAGTCACGGTATTGCTTTCACAAGAGGCACGGGTGTGATTTCAcgagaggcacagtcgtgcctctttcggaaaggaaaaaaaacgtgCTCCCGATTCGGTTTTTTTGCCTGGTTATTTTCCTCCGGTTTTTTtcataaaaaaagttcatcaaaacctattaacataagatctagttttgaagatctcgacgcgaggaatccagtgatgaaaacggttcgagatttggacgcacggtttaaaagataaaatgttttgaataaacggatctacgaaacaagggaaaactctcaggttgcgacaagtggcgcgctgcgtgtgtgccacttgtcgcaacatggggaagtggagtgttctttgcaacgagtactctttaattagtgatttcggcgcACAGGAAGCTTTTCGCTACATGATAAATGGACCGGTCCATGCTAGTCTTCTTCTAGGAcggttttcttttggttttcttggTCTGTATTCTTTCATTTTTGTTCTTTTTAAAAATTTGCAAACTTTTTCATGTTAGTGAACCCTTTTTAAAatttgcaaaataaataaaccCATGATTTTTAAATTAACTTATTTTAATTTCATAAACTTTTcccacaaaaatatgattttttttcaaattcatgatttttttgaattttgtgttTTAAAACAAATTTCATGAAACATTTTCAAATTCACAACCTTTCCCAAATTCATGAACATTCTACAAATTCACATTTTTTGTAATGCGCGAACTTTTAACAAATCTGTGAAGTTTTTAAAATCCATGAGCATTTTTCAAACCCAcaaattctttttccaaatttgtgaacctttttcaaaaGTCAACGGTCGACCACCAAGCGTTGATCGAGTGAAGTTTTCTCTTATTGGCAGCGCGAATTGCTCACTTGTTGGGCCGACCCAGGCAAGAAGGGCGCGTGAGAGCTGGGTCGGTAACTGGCGCAAAGGGCGATAATTAGGAGCTCTCATGCCTAAAAATATCGTTCCCTCTCGAAGAGATCAGCAGGTACGAGGATAAGAGAGACAAAGATGTCGTCTGGATCTGGGGCGCATGGCTAGCATGGTCTTGTTGCTACCGATCTGGGGCTGAAGGGTTGCGGTCGTTGCGTTGTGGCTTGATTGGAGCTGGTGGTTTGGCTACTGCTAGCGGTGCGGTGGTTCTTTGGCCatgtttgttggggaacgcagtaatttcaaaaaaattcctacgcacacgtaagatcatggtgatgcatagcaacgagagggaagagtatcgtccgcgtaccctcgtagaccgtaagcggaagcgttatgacaagcggttgatgtagtcgtacgtcttcatgatcgaccgatcccagcaccgaaggtatggcacctccgcaatctgcacacgttcgactcggtgatgtcccgcgaactcacgatccagtagagcttcgagggagagtttcgtcagcacgatggcgtgatgatggtgatgatgttgctactggaacagggcttcgcctaagcaccgctacgatatggtcgaggtggattatggtggaagggggcatcgcacacggcttggaacaatcaacttgtgtgtcctagggtgccccgctgcccccgtatataaaggagcaagggggaaggccggccggccctagtggtgcccaaggagaggaggaatcctcctcctagtaggagtaggattcatcctttcctagtcctactaggaaggaggaagggggaaggaagagagagggagagggagagggaaagaggggccgcgccccctcccctagtcctaatcggactccccttgggggggcgccacctcctggggtGCTGCCCtatctctcccctaaggcccactacttccccgggggttccggtaacccctccggtactccagttttctccgaaatcacccgaaacacttccggtgtccgaatatagccgtccaatatattgatctttatgtctcgaccatttcgagactcctcgacatGTCCATGGTCatacccgggactccgaactaccttcggtacatcaaaacacataaactcataataccgatcgtcaccgaacgttaagcgtgcggaccctacgggttcgagaactatgtagacatgaccgagacatgtattcggtcaataaacaatagcggaacctggatgctcatattggttcctacatattctacgaagatctttatcggtcaaaccgcataacgataacgttgttccctttgtcatcggtatgttacttgcccgagattcgatcgtcggtatctcaatatctagttcaatctcattaccggcaagtctctttactcattccgtaatgctgcatcccgtaactaactcattagctacattgcttgcaaggcttatagtgatgtacattaccgagagggcccaaagatacctctccgacaatcggagtgacaaatcctaatcttgatccatgccaactcaacaaacaccatcggagacacctgtagagaacctttataatcacccagttacgttgtgacgtttggtcgcacacaaagtgttcctccggtattcgggagttgcatcatctcatagtcataggaacacgtatagttatggagaaagcaatagcaacaaactaaatgatcatcccattaatcaaatgataac
Proteins encoded in this window:
- the LOC123143490 gene encoding protein N-terminal glutamine amidohydrolase codes for the protein MADDGAAAGVDPSPSSPPIHPAAPDNPPIDAASFTHTPYYCEENVYLLCKELIRAGLADPAGNDLYAVFISNEEKKIPLWYQKASRTNDGFVLWDYHVICIQSRRNKGDVLDLVWDLDSSLPFPSPFLQYVADAIQPLAFGDSIYARLFRVVHGPVFLRSFASDRSHMKDPVGNWIELPPKYEPIVAEDGSTNNLNEYIAMTNNDVGDLESMVNDVYHKKHGVVINETLLPMFFSRLPEWHP